GGATCTCCATCCCACTGTGCTTTATATACATAGTCTCCATCCTGGGCAACTGCACTATCATCCTCATCATTAAAACAGAGCCCTCACTCCATGAGCCAATGTACCTCTTCCTGTCCATGCTGGCTCTGACTGACCTGGGTCTGTCTCTTTGCACCCTCCCTACAGTGCTAGGCATCTTTTGGGTTGGGGCACGAGACATTGGCCATGATGCCTGTTTTGCCCAGCTCTTTTTCATTCACTGCTTGTCCTTCCTGGAGTCCTCTGTACTACTGTCTATGGCCTTTGACCGCTTTGTGGCCATTTGTCGCCCCTTGCACTATGCTTCCATTCTCACCAACACAGTCATTGGCAGGATTGGCCTGGCTTCTTTGGGTCGCAGTGTAGCACTCATTATTCCTTTACCTTTTATGCTCAAAAGATTCCCATATTGTGGCTCCCGAGTCCTCTCACATTCCTACTGCCTCCACCAGGAAGTGATGAAGTTGGCCTGTGCAGACATCAGAGCCAACAGCATTTACGGCATGTTTGTCATCGTTTCTACAGTGGGTATGGATTCACTGCTCATTCTCTTCTCCTATGCCCTGATCCTGCGCACCGTACTGTCCATCGCATCCAGGGCCGAAAGGCTCAAAGCTCTTAACACCTGTGTTTCCCACATCTGTGCTGTGCTCCTTTTCTATACTCCCATGATTGGTCTGTCTGTCATCCACCGCTTTGGGAAGCAGGCACCTCATCTGCTCCAGGTGATTCTGGGCTTTGTGtatcttctcttccctcctctgaTGAATCCCATCATCTACAGTGTGAAGACCAAACAGATCCGCGATCGTGTGACCCACACCTTTTGTTCCTAGCTGGGTCTAATCTTAGAGgcactgtttttttaaatgtacccTTACTCTTCTACTCTTTATAATATCTAATGTGCATGAAGTGGAAGAGattgttatttatttactgaACAAATAAGAAGTCACAGCTGTCATGGAACCCTCACTGTGGTATCAAGGAAATACATGGCAATAGGACGTGGTGGCTtgtattttccaaagaaggcCACAGGGTTACGTCTCATCCTCAATTCTCTTCCAGAAACGCCTGAGTCCTCCAAAAGGGGTTGGAATGTATTGAGTCTCCCCTTGTAACTGGGTCAGACTCAGCAGCTTAATGGATTGGTTGCTGAGGTAGACTTCTGAGGCTGGGTCATAAGAGGTGATATGTTACTCATTGAtattcactctctttctctctccctccttttctgtctctctttcgaTGTGTATCTGTAGCTCTCACTCAGTGCTTGCTTTTGAAACCTGGCCATCATACTGAGCAGAAGCTCAAACCCCATGGAGAGGTCAC
Above is a genomic segment from Bos javanicus breed banteng chromosome 15, ARS-OSU_banteng_1.0, whole genome shotgun sequence containing:
- the LOC133261356 gene encoding olfactory receptor 51G2, with amino-acid sequence MPLRSLENSSSMSSTFLLSGIPGLEHMHTWISIPLCFIYIVSILGNCTIILIIKTEPSLHEPMYLFLSMLALTDLGLSLCTLPTVLGIFWVGARDIGHDACFAQLFFIHCLSFLESSVLLSMAFDRFVAICRPLHYASILTNTVIGRIGLASLGRSVALIIPLPFMLKRFPYCGSRVLSHSYCLHQEVMKLACADIRANSIYGMFVIVSTVGMDSLLILFSYALILRTVLSIASRAERLKALNTCVSHICAVLLFYTPMIGLSVIHRFGKQAPHLLQVILGFVYLLFPPLMNPIIYSVKTKQIRDRVTHTFCS